From Deltaproteobacteria bacterium, one genomic window encodes:
- the msrA gene encoding peptide-methionine (S)-S-oxide reductase MsrA: MWLKENKSRLPSSETALPGRTDRMPVPAQHFVTGAPLEPPFPAGMELALFGMGCFWGAERKFWTLAGVYTTAVGYAAGFTPNPTYREVCSGLTGHNEVVRVVFDPQTVTYESLLKVFWENHDPTQGMQQGNDVGTQYRSGIYYYGDAQRRAAEASHEAYQRLLSEAGHGPITTEVLPAPEFFYAEEYHQQYLAKNPGGYCGLGGTGVSCPIGLIAPAQPATQRAG; this comes from the coding sequence ATGTGGCTCAAAGAAAACAAATCGCGATTGCCTTCATCTGAAACCGCCCTGCCTGGGCGCACCGACCGCATGCCGGTGCCGGCGCAGCACTTCGTCACCGGTGCACCGCTGGAGCCGCCCTTCCCTGCCGGCATGGAACTCGCGCTGTTCGGTATGGGCTGCTTCTGGGGCGCGGAGCGCAAGTTCTGGACGCTCGCCGGTGTCTATACCACCGCGGTCGGCTACGCCGCGGGCTTTACGCCCAATCCGACGTATCGCGAAGTGTGCAGCGGGCTCACCGGCCACAACGAAGTCGTCCGCGTGGTGTTCGATCCGCAGACGGTGACGTACGAGTCGCTGTTGAAAGTGTTCTGGGAGAATCACGACCCGACGCAGGGGATGCAACAGGGTAACGATGTCGGCACGCAGTATCGTTCCGGCATTTACTACTATGGCGACGCGCAACGACGCGCCGCCGAGGCTTCGCACGAGGCCTACCAGCGTCTGCTGAGTGAAGCCGGTCACGGTCCGATCACGACCGAAGTGCTGCCGGCACCGGAATTCTTCTACGCCGAGGAGTATCACCAGCAGTATCTCGCCAAGAATCCCGGCGGCTACTGCGGCCTCGGCGGTACCGGGGTGAGTTGTCCGATCGGATTGATCGCGCCCGCGCAACCCGCAACTCAGAGGGCGGGCTAA
- a CDS encoding crotonase/enoyl-CoA hydratase family protein produces MSDLLVERDHAAMILTMNRPKRMNALSPDMMGRMFEAWQQGSADPAVRCFILTGAGGNFCSGMDLRAMSGDVDEEPSEYVQRVRQDPTVFLKALLRDYRPTKPIIAAVEGVAIAGGTEILQGTDIRVAGSSARFGVSEVRWGLYPGAGSAVRLRRQIPYTVAAEILLTGKHITAAEAKEYGLIGHVVAEGEALAKAKEIAATIAENGPLAVEAILKTLHKTDGMSEAEALVFDFEVGMPIFRTEDAKEGPLAFTQKRKPNFKRR; encoded by the coding sequence ATGTCCGATCTCCTCGTCGAACGCGATCACGCCGCGATGATCCTCACCATGAATCGGCCGAAGCGCATGAACGCGCTGTCGCCCGATATGATGGGTCGGATGTTCGAGGCGTGGCAGCAAGGTTCGGCTGATCCGGCCGTGCGCTGCTTCATCCTCACCGGCGCCGGCGGCAACTTTTGTTCCGGGATGGATCTGCGCGCGATGAGCGGCGACGTCGATGAAGAGCCGAGCGAGTACGTCCAGCGCGTGCGCCAAGACCCGACGGTTTTTCTCAAGGCACTGCTGCGCGATTACCGCCCGACCAAGCCGATCATCGCCGCGGTCGAAGGCGTCGCTATCGCCGGCGGTACGGAAATTCTGCAAGGCACCGACATCCGAGTCGCTGGGAGCAGCGCGCGCTTCGGAGTTTCCGAAGTCCGCTGGGGGTTGTACCCCGGCGCTGGTTCGGCCGTGCGCTTGCGCCGCCAAATTCCGTACACGGTTGCCGCGGAGATTCTCCTCACCGGCAAGCACATCACCGCCGCCGAGGCGAAGGAGTACGGGCTGATCGGTCACGTCGTGGCGGAGGGCGAGGCGTTGGCGAAGGCGAAGGAGATCGCCGCGACGATTGCCGAGAACGGACCGCTCGCGGTCGAGGCGATTCTCAAGACGCTGCACAAGACCGATGGGATGAGCGAAGCCGAGGCGTTGGTGTTCGACTTCGAAGTCGGTATGCCGATCTTCCGCACCGAGGACGCCAAGGAAGGTCCACTCGCATTCACGCAGAAGCGCAAACCCAACTTCAAGCGACGCTAG
- a CDS encoding NAD(P)/FAD-dependent oxidoreductase, which translates to MPNDPTESYDVAVIGAGVIGAAIARELARYQLRVVLIEATADVGTGTSKANTAILHTGFDAKPGTLEARLVRRGHALLSEYGTAAGIPIERTGALLIAWDAEQLAALPAIAAAAARNGYAATRRVTTAELYATEPHLGAGALGALAIPDEHIICPFTTPLAFATQAVASGVALRLSSPVESITRNDTGVHLLQTPRATFASRYVINAAGLYADRIDRWFGHETFSVTPRRGELLVFDKLARPLVSHILLQVPTKTSKGVLISPTVFGNVMLGPTAEDIPDKTATASTAAGIAHLRERGQRIMPALIDEEVTAIYVGLRAATEHSDYQIAFYPDQHYVCVGGIRSTGLSASMAIAEYVVAGLADAGLQLEERDDFQNVTMQNIGEAFARPYQCAEMIAANPDYGCIMCHCERVTRGEILAATRALIPARNLDGVRRRTRALLGRCQGFYCSAAITSFVAEATGQSVDALLGLDP; encoded by the coding sequence ATGCCGAACGATCCAACTGAGAGCTACGACGTCGCGGTGATCGGCGCCGGCGTGATCGGCGCGGCGATTGCCCGCGAACTGGCGCGCTATCAGTTGCGCGTCGTACTGATCGAAGCCACCGCCGACGTCGGCACCGGGACGAGCAAGGCCAACACCGCCATCCTGCATACCGGCTTTGACGCGAAGCCCGGCACGCTCGAAGCCCGCCTGGTGCGGCGTGGCCACGCGTTGTTGAGCGAATACGGAACCGCGGCCGGCATTCCGATCGAGCGCACCGGCGCCCTGCTGATTGCATGGGACGCCGAACAGCTCGCCGCGTTGCCGGCGATCGCCGCAGCCGCCGCGCGCAACGGCTACGCGGCGACTCGGCGAGTCACGACCGCAGAGCTGTATGCGACCGAACCGCACCTGGGCGCCGGCGCGCTCGGGGCGCTCGCCATTCCCGATGAACACATCATCTGCCCGTTCACGACCCCGCTCGCCTTCGCCACCCAAGCCGTCGCCAGCGGCGTCGCGTTGCGACTGTCGAGTCCGGTCGAGTCGATCACGCGCAACGACACTGGCGTGCATTTGCTGCAGACTCCCCGCGCCACGTTCGCGAGCCGGTACGTCATCAACGCCGCCGGGTTGTATGCCGATCGCATCGATCGCTGGTTCGGCCACGAGACGTTTAGCGTCACGCCGCGACGCGGCGAGTTGCTGGTCTTCGACAAGTTGGCGCGACCACTAGTGAGTCACATCCTGCTGCAAGTCCCGACCAAGACGAGCAAGGGTGTGCTGATCAGTCCAACAGTGTTTGGGAACGTGATGCTCGGACCGACGGCAGAAGACATCCCCGACAAAACCGCCACCGCCTCCACCGCCGCCGGCATCGCCCATCTCCGCGAGCGCGGCCAGCGGATCATGCCCGCGTTGATCGACGAAGAGGTGACGGCGATTTACGTCGGGTTGCGCGCGGCAACGGAGCACAGCGACTACCAGATCGCCTTCTATCCAGACCAGCACTACGTGTGCGTTGGCGGCATTCGCTCCACCGGCTTGTCGGCGTCGATGGCGATTGCCGAGTATGTCGTCGCCGGACTCGCTGACGCCGGACTTCAACTGGAGGAACGAGACGACTTCCAGAACGTGACGATGCAAAACATCGGTGAAGCCTTCGCCCGTCCGTACCAGTGCGCCGAGATGATCGCCGCCAATCCCGACTACGGCTGCATCATGTGCCACTGCGAGCGCGTCACTCGCGGCGAAATCCTCGCCGCAACGCGCGCATTGATTCCCGCGCGCAACCTCGACGGCGTGCGGCGGCGCACCCGCGCGCTGCTCGGCCGCTGCCAAGGATTTTACTGCAGCGCGGCGATCACCAGCTTTGTGGCCGAAGCTACCGGGCAGTCTGTGGATGCCTTGCTCGGACTCGACCCATGA
- a CDS encoding WYL domain-containing protein, translated as MRADRLLSMLLLLQHRGRMTAPQLAEQLEVSERTIYRDLDALSAAGVPVYAERGPRGGCVLRPGYRTDLTGLNQSEVASLFAGTARRALDDVGLGTGLRSALVKLEAGLPEARRTDAARVRQRLHVDAAAWFGADERSPQLMALRDAVFADRTVRLTYLRANGGAATRRVDPLGLVVKGGIWYLVTVTAGDTRVHRVSRIRRVVVTKDRFERPRQFDLATFWSAWSRDFIASIPDYRVRLRATARALGLLPQIFGDRVRTAIEAAGPPHADGVMIELTFDSREAACGRLLGLGTLVEVIEPRDLRDRLRQTAQAVSELYGGEGRRRARR; from the coding sequence ATGCGCGCCGACCGACTCCTCTCGATGCTTCTCCTGCTGCAACACCGTGGCCGCATGACGGCGCCGCAGTTGGCCGAGCAGTTGGAGGTGTCCGAGCGCACGATCTACCGCGACCTCGACGCCCTGAGCGCTGCGGGGGTTCCGGTGTATGCGGAGCGTGGCCCGCGGGGCGGGTGCGTGCTGCGGCCGGGGTACCGCACCGACCTGACGGGCCTCAACCAATCGGAAGTGGCGTCGTTGTTTGCTGGCACCGCGCGCCGGGCGCTGGATGACGTCGGCCTTGGTACGGGATTGCGGAGCGCACTAGTCAAACTCGAAGCCGGGTTGCCGGAGGCGCGGCGAACCGATGCGGCGCGCGTTCGCCAACGGCTGCACGTTGACGCGGCGGCGTGGTTTGGCGCCGACGAGCGGTCGCCGCAACTCATGGCGTTGCGCGACGCGGTGTTCGCCGACCGCACGGTGCGGCTCACCTATCTGCGTGCCAACGGGGGCGCCGCGACACGGCGGGTCGATCCGCTCGGCTTGGTGGTGAAGGGTGGCATCTGGTACCTCGTCACGGTGACGGCTGGCGACACGCGCGTGCATCGCGTGTCGCGCATCCGGCGCGTCGTCGTCACGAAGGATCGGTTCGAACGGCCACGGCAATTCGACTTGGCGACATTCTGGTCCGCCTGGTCGCGCGATTTCATCGCCAGCATCCCGGACTATCGTGTCCGCTTGCGCGCGACGGCACGCGCCCTCGGGTTGCTACCGCAGATCTTCGGTGATCGCGTGCGCACCGCGATCGAGGCCGCCGGACCACCCCACGCGGATGGTGTGATGATCGAACTCACCTTCGATTCGCGCGAGGCCGCGTGCGGCCGCTTGCTGGGACTGGGTACGTTGGTTGAAGTGATCGAACCGCGCGACCTGCGCGATCGCTTACGCCAGACGGCGCAGGCGGTCAGCGAACTGTATGGCGGTGAAGGCCGGCGTCGCGCACGCCGCTGA
- a CDS encoding sensor histidine kinase has protein sequence MEGIDSAALSTDGRNGIPAALLVSRLRSILWIALVAGISFTALELAFAPRLAAPFVVKCIGMSLTTAALVLVRGAWVTRHALAVTFAVIVASYGLTALSGIVSPSREYETTAVLFVGGALTTATLLPWGLIPQITTALVGAALLCFAVYWADGDLHVLLDDPGAAVIIGLGISLVTAREVQRYRLASLRELAARQRAELALRVLNTDLERRVSERTEALQEANERLQALSARLESVREAERTRIAREIHDDLGQMLTAFKIELALLSIRLTKVDDDDVVPIVREQLKSMSDAASTMMQSVKRIASDLRPSLLDDLGLTAAIAWQAREFQERCGVRCAFNCEPRTFAVDTARSTALFRIVQETLTNVARHADARNVSITLRADADGARLEIHDDGRGITAAELRSSKSLGLLGIRERARLLDGEVEISSAPHGGTTVRVCIPLHESVESEQFAAEA, from the coding sequence ATGGAAGGCATCGACTCGGCCGCACTCTCCACCGACGGTCGCAACGGCATACCCGCCGCGCTGCTCGTTTCACGCCTGCGCTCGATCCTGTGGATCGCGCTCGTCGCCGGGATCAGTTTCACCGCCCTGGAGCTAGCGTTCGCCCCGCGATTGGCGGCGCCGTTCGTGGTCAAGTGTATTGGGATGTCGCTGACCACCGCGGCCCTGGTGCTCGTCCGCGGCGCATGGGTTACGCGCCACGCCCTGGCAGTAACCTTCGCGGTGATTGTCGCCTCGTACGGGCTCACCGCGCTCTCGGGCATCGTCAGCCCGAGTCGAGAGTACGAAACCACGGCCGTGCTGTTCGTCGGCGGGGCACTGACAACGGCCACGCTGTTACCGTGGGGACTCATCCCGCAGATCACTACCGCGTTAGTTGGTGCCGCGTTGCTCTGCTTCGCGGTGTATTGGGCAGACGGGGATCTGCATGTCCTACTCGATGACCCGGGAGCGGCGGTCATCATCGGCCTGGGCATCTCCTTGGTCACTGCGCGTGAGGTGCAGCGCTATCGGCTGGCTTCGCTGCGCGAGTTGGCCGCCCGGCAACGCGCAGAACTCGCCCTGCGCGTCCTCAACACAGATCTCGAACGGCGCGTGAGCGAGCGCACCGAGGCGTTGCAGGAGGCCAACGAACGGTTGCAAGCACTGTCTGCTCGGCTGGAGTCGGTGCGCGAGGCGGAGCGCACGCGGATCGCCCGCGAGATCCACGACGACCTCGGCCAGATGTTGACGGCGTTCAAGATCGAGCTGGCGCTGCTGTCGATTCGGCTCACCAAGGTTGACGATGACGACGTCGTGCCGATCGTCCGCGAGCAGCTGAAGAGCATGTCCGACGCGGCCAGTACGATGATGCAGTCGGTGAAGCGCATCGCCAGCGACTTGCGACCGAGTCTCTTGGACGACTTGGGACTGACCGCGGCCATCGCCTGGCAAGCGCGAGAATTTCAAGAGCGCTGCGGCGTGCGCTGCGCGTTCAATTGCGAGCCGCGCACGTTTGCGGTCGATACAGCCCGATCGACGGCGCTCTTTCGCATCGTTCAGGAGACCCTCACCAACGTCGCGCGTCACGCCGATGCGCGCAACGTCTCCATTACGCTGCGCGCCGATGCGGACGGGGCGCGCTTGGAGATTCACGACGATGGGCGCGGCATCACCGCGGCCGAGTTGCGGAGTTCGAAGTCGCTCGGCCTGCTCGGGATTCGTGAGCGCGCCCGCTTACTGGATGGCGAAGTGGAGATCTCCAGCGCCCCGCACGGCGGGACCACGGTGCGAGTGTGTATCCCGCTGCACGAATCGGTCGAATCCGAGCAGTTCGCCGCCGAAGCATAG
- a CDS encoding carbohydrate kinase has product MAPHTTRPRGRRQSVPASRQFASALQRAYLRAVHVLAIDQGTSSTKALVVAPAGDILALAEVAVHPKIVDGGGVEQDPEELWASILTAGRQAVAHAAVPINAVGLANQGETILAWDRSSGAPLSTALSWQDRRATEVCERLRPQAESLRALTGLPLDPYFAAPKIAWLRAHVTRDGVCTTTDTWLLHRLTGAFVTDAATASRTLLMDLSSGRWSPRACSVFGVDPESLPTITGCAEAIGETSAFGATAPVAGHAVDQQAALFAQACFDRGEAKCTYGTGAFLLATTGAQPTRSGAGLATCVAWRLGGETTYCLDGQVYTVGAAVNWLQRIGVINDPSDLDSSEGDSSHRSDVVFVPALAGLAAPFWRPAARGSFVGLSLATQRGDLIRAVIDGIAAQVAWLARAAGDDLGRPLSRLRVDGGLTRSRVLMQTQADLLQIPIEVSASPHATALGVAALARLGVGGAKTPAEAVGRRAAVVTYEPHLSSDEAAARLRRWHDVATATMVL; this is encoded by the coding sequence ATGGCGCCGCACACTACAAGGCCGCGCGGGCGACGACAATCCGTGCCTGCGTCACGTCAGTTTGCGTCCGCATTGCAGCGGGCGTATCTGCGCGCCGTGCACGTGCTCGCGATCGATCAAGGGACATCGTCAACCAAGGCGCTGGTGGTGGCGCCCGCAGGCGACATCCTCGCGTTGGCCGAGGTGGCGGTGCATCCCAAGATCGTGGATGGCGGTGGCGTGGAACAAGACCCCGAAGAGTTGTGGGCATCCATACTGACCGCGGGCCGGCAAGCGGTGGCTCACGCCGCAGTGCCGATCAACGCCGTCGGCTTGGCAAATCAAGGCGAGACCATCCTCGCATGGGATCGTTCGAGTGGCGCGCCGCTCTCGACCGCACTCTCGTGGCAAGATCGCCGCGCAACCGAAGTCTGTGAGCGGTTGCGCCCGCAAGCCGAGTCGCTCCGCGCACTGACGGGGCTCCCGCTCGATCCATATTTCGCTGCGCCAAAAATCGCGTGGCTGCGCGCGCACGTCACCCGCGACGGCGTTTGCACCACCACCGACACCTGGCTGCTGCATCGCTTGACCGGCGCGTTCGTCACCGACGCGGCGACGGCGTCGCGCACGTTACTCATGGACTTGAGCAGCGGACGTTGGTCTCCGCGAGCCTGTTCCGTCTTCGGCGTCGATCCCGAGTCGCTCCCAACGATCACGGGCTGCGCCGAGGCGATCGGTGAAACGTCCGCGTTCGGTGCCACGGCGCCAGTCGCCGGACACGCGGTCGATCAACAAGCGGCGTTGTTCGCGCAAGCGTGCTTCGACCGCGGCGAGGCGAAGTGCACCTACGGCACCGGCGCGTTTCTGCTCGCCACCACCGGCGCGCAGCCGACGCGGTCGGGCGCCGGCCTCGCCACCTGCGTGGCGTGGCGTTTGGGAGGAGAGACGACGTACTGCTTGGACGGCCAAGTCTACACCGTCGGCGCGGCAGTCAATTGGCTGCAACGGATTGGCGTGATCAACGACCCGTCCGATCTCGATTCAAGCGAAGGCGACTCGTCACACCGCAGCGATGTGGTCTTCGTTCCGGCACTCGCTGGACTCGCCGCACCGTTCTGGCGACCGGCCGCACGCGGGTCATTCGTCGGCCTCTCCCTCGCCACCCAGCGCGGTGATCTCATCCGCGCGGTCATCGACGGCATCGCCGCACAGGTGGCATGGCTGGCACGCGCCGCGGGCGACGACCTCGGCCGGCCGCTGAGTCGCTTGCGTGTTGACGGCGGGCTGACTCGCTCACGCGTGTTGATGCAAACGCAAGCTGACCTACTGCAAATCCCCATCGAGGTGTCCGCATCACCCCACGCGACGGCCCTCGGTGTCGCTGCGCTCGCGCGCCTTGGAGTCGGCGGCGCCAAGACTCCGGCCGAAGCCGTCGGTCGCCGCGCGGCTGTCGTCACCTACGAACCCCATCTCAGCAGCGACGAAGCAGCGGCTCGACTGCGGCGATGGCACGATGTCGCCACAGCGACCATGGTGCTCTAG
- a CDS encoding FAD-dependent oxidoreductase — protein sequence MIAPAPQVDVLIVGSGPAGLATAIELRRLGVARVLVVERESDAGGVPRHANHIGFGLRDLRRLFTGPHYAQHYVSRAQRAGVELRTQTTVTDWSSDDTVRLTSPAGLDTVTARAVVLATGCRERPRAARLIPGDRPLGVLTTGALQQAVYLHRQSVGRRAVVVGAEHVSFSAVLTLAHGGATTVAMLTEHPRHQTYLPYKWLSATRRRVPILVSHRITQIIGRHRVEAVEVTDTRTGATRWIECDTVIFTGDWLPDHELARRGGLAMDPATRAPRVDCSLRTSIRGVFAAGNLLHAAETADIAALSGRHAARAVTTFLESGRWCERPPLPLICAPPLYWISPSAIGGADQRPPRDRFTARVREFCDDADLSVRQGTRVLWRQRYRRLVPTLPLHVSADWLDMVDPNGESITLQLSAS from the coding sequence ATGATCGCACCCGCACCCCAGGTCGACGTGCTAATCGTCGGCAGCGGTCCCGCCGGCCTCGCAACGGCGATCGAGCTGCGCCGGCTCGGCGTAGCGCGCGTGCTGGTAGTCGAGCGCGAAAGCGACGCGGGAGGAGTGCCGCGCCATGCAAATCACATCGGCTTCGGCCTGCGCGATCTGCGTCGTCTGTTCACCGGGCCGCATTACGCGCAGCATTACGTGTCGCGTGCCCAACGAGCCGGTGTCGAGCTGCGGACGCAGACCACGGTGACCGACTGGTCGAGCGACGACACCGTGCGCCTGACCAGTCCGGCGGGGCTCGACACCGTGACCGCGCGCGCGGTCGTGCTCGCCACCGGCTGTCGCGAGCGGCCGCGCGCCGCGCGGCTCATTCCCGGCGATCGCCCGCTCGGCGTGCTGACCACCGGCGCGTTGCAACAGGCCGTCTATCTCCACCGGCAATCCGTCGGGCGGCGCGCGGTGGTCGTTGGCGCCGAGCACGTCAGCTTCTCCGCCGTGCTGACCCTCGCGCACGGCGGCGCGACCACAGTCGCGATGCTCACCGAGCATCCACGGCATCAGACCTATCTGCCATACAAGTGGCTGAGCGCGACGCGGCGACGCGTTCCGATTCTGGTCTCGCACCGGATAACGCAAATCATCGGCCGGCACCGAGTCGAAGCCGTCGAGGTGACGGACACACGCACCGGCGCCACGCGCTGGATCGAGTGTGACACCGTGATTTTCACCGGCGACTGGCTTCCGGATCACGAACTGGCGCGCCGCGGCGGCTTGGCCATGGACCCGGCCACTCGCGCGCCGCGGGTCGATTGCAGTTTGCGAACATCGATCCGCGGCGTGTTCGCGGCCGGCAACCTCCTGCACGCAGCGGAGACTGCCGACATCGCTGCGCTGAGTGGCCGCCACGCTGCGCGCGCCGTGACCACGTTCCTCGAGTCGGGACGCTGGTGCGAGCGACCGCCTCTGCCGCTCATCTGCGCGCCACCGCTGTACTGGATTTCACCGAGCGCGATCGGCGGCGCCGATCAACGTCCGCCGCGCGATCGTTTCACCGCGCGAGTGCGAGAATTCTGCGACGACGCGGATCTGAGTGTGCGGCAAGGGACGCGGGTACTCTGGCGACAGCGCTACCGCCGCTTGGTCCCAACCCTGCCGCTGCACGTGTCCGCCGACTGGCTCGACATGGTCGACCCTAACGGCGAGTCGATCACGCTCCAACTCTCTGCCTCGTAG
- a CDS encoding acyl-CoA synthetase, translating into MEFNVADLVEAAADRIPDREILVCGPNRLTFAQLDARANRLAHYFQSLGLGRGDFIGVYGFNSSYWVEAMLAAYKIRAVPINVNYRYVEEELFYLFDNADLVALVHDAQFAPRIANVRARLPKLRHCIAMEDDSGEDCAAIGSVAYEHALAQGSPARDFAPRSGDDLYVLYTGGTTGKPKGVMWRHQDVIFTLGGGIDYVTREPAENPATLTNKITPDAYLTMAPLAPLMHGAAQWAVLGPMFIGNRIALWTGRFDPHAVWRMVERERVNSIQLTGDAMGRPLIEALDEAGVSYDLSSVIVISSTAAVFSPSVKLQYLERFPNAMLMDATGSSEQGFTGMSMVTKENLAHGGTKTRGVHVNPGRDVAVFDEDLKRIEPGSGVIGKLARGGNIPIGYYKDEAKSAETFVEVEGHRWAIPGDYATVEADGSVMLLGRGSVSINSGGEKIFPEEVEGALKSHPGVFDAIVVGVPDERWGSRVAAVVQARTGQQPTLGELTEHCRTHIAGYKIPRELHLVEQMRRSPSGKPDYPWAQELARSGRHRV; encoded by the coding sequence ATGGAATTCAACGTTGCCGATCTCGTCGAAGCTGCCGCTGATAGAATTCCCGATCGGGAAATTCTCGTCTGTGGACCGAACCGGCTCACCTTCGCGCAGCTCGATGCGCGCGCCAATCGCCTGGCGCACTACTTCCAATCACTCGGGCTCGGCCGCGGCGACTTCATCGGTGTGTACGGCTTCAACAGTTCATACTGGGTCGAGGCCATGCTCGCCGCATACAAGATCCGTGCGGTGCCGATCAACGTGAACTATCGCTACGTCGAAGAGGAGTTGTTCTACCTGTTCGACAACGCCGACCTCGTCGCGCTGGTACACGATGCGCAGTTCGCGCCGCGCATCGCCAATGTGCGCGCGCGGCTTCCCAAGCTGCGGCACTGCATCGCGATGGAGGATGACAGCGGCGAGGACTGCGCGGCGATCGGTTCCGTCGCCTATGAACACGCACTGGCGCAGGGCTCGCCGGCGCGCGACTTCGCGCCGCGTTCGGGCGATGACTTGTACGTCCTCTACACCGGCGGCACCACCGGCAAGCCGAAGGGCGTCATGTGGCGTCATCAGGATGTGATCTTCACCCTGGGCGGCGGCATCGACTACGTGACGCGTGAGCCCGCCGAGAATCCCGCGACGCTGACGAACAAGATCACCCCCGATGCGTATCTGACGATGGCGCCGTTAGCGCCGCTGATGCACGGCGCGGCGCAGTGGGCGGTGCTCGGTCCAATGTTCATCGGCAACCGCATCGCGTTGTGGACGGGCCGCTTCGATCCGCACGCGGTGTGGCGCATGGTCGAACGCGAGCGCGTCAACAGCATCCAACTCACCGGTGACGCGATGGGACGCCCGCTCATCGAGGCGCTCGATGAAGCGGGCGTCAGTTACGATCTCTCGTCGGTGATCGTGATTTCCAGCACGGCGGCCGTGTTCTCCCCGTCGGTGAAGCTGCAGTACCTGGAGCGGTTCCCCAACGCGATGCTGATGGACGCCACTGGTTCGTCGGAGCAAGGCTTCACGGGGATGAGCATGGTGACGAAGGAGAACCTCGCACACGGCGGCACGAAGACGCGCGGCGTGCACGTGAACCCGGGCCGCGATGTGGCGGTGTTTGACGAGGACCTCAAGCGCATCGAGCCAGGATCCGGAGTGATCGGCAAACTCGCGCGCGGCGGCAACATCCCGATCGGCTACTACAAAGATGAGGCAAAGAGCGCGGAGACGTTTGTCGAAGTCGAGGGCCATCGATGGGCGATTCCGGGTGACTATGCCACCGTGGAAGCCGATGGGAGTGTCATGCTGCTCGGGCGCGGGTCGGTGAGTATCAACTCGGGCGGCGAGAAAATTTTTCCCGAAGAAGTCGAAGGGGCGCTGAAATCCCATCCAGGTGTGTTCGATGCGATCGTGGTTGGTGTGCCCGACGAACGCTGGGGCAGTCGTGTCGCCGCCGTCGTGCAAGCGCGGACCGGACAGCAGCCGACGCTGGGCGAACTCACCGAGCACTGCCGCACCCACATCGCCGGCTACAAGATTCCGCGCGAGCTACACCTGGTCGAGCAGATGCGCCGCTCGCCGAGCGGCAAGCCCGACTATCCGTGGGCGCAAGAGCTGGCGCGCAGCGGGCGGCATCGCGTGTGA